The Halomonas sp. 'Soap Lake #6' genomic sequence TTATCCCTCAATCGCTGGCATACGCGTTGCTGGCTGGGCTACCCGCGGTGGTTGGGCTATATGCCAGCATTCTTCCTCAACTACTATATACCTTGTTTGGCACTAGCAAAGCGCTCGCGGTAGGCCCCGTTGCCATTATCGCTCTAATGACTGGTGCGGCACTTTCCTCTGTCGCTACCCCTGGTAGCGATGCTTATCTACAGGCGGCATTGGTACTCTCATTACTATCCGGGGTAATCCTGGTCGTAATGGGGGCGTTAAAAATGGGCTTTTTTAGCAATTTTTTGAGCCACCCCGTGATTTCTGGTTTTTTAACTGCCTCAGGTATTCTTATCGCCGCTAGCCAGCTAGGTAGCCTGCTTGGGATATCTAGCAGTGGTTTTACCTTGGTTGAGCGCTTAATGACGCTGGCCCCAAACCTATCGGCGGTGAATCCTTACACACTCGCTATAGGCAGCGGCACCTTGATCTTCCTAGTAGCCCTGCGCCGCTTTGGCAAACAAGGGCTTTGCGCCCTTGGTTTACCTAGCGCTATCGCTGACTTAATCGCCAAAGCAGGGCCTGTTTTCGCAGTAGCTGCTACTACACTAGCGACTTGGCACTGGCAACTAGCAGAGGTCGGTGTTGACGTGGTTGGAACTATTCCAAGTGGCCTACCCGCACTGAGCTTTCCTTGGAGTGATACAACGTTATGGCGTGCGCTATTCATTCCTGCACTGCTCATCAGTTTAGTGGGTTTTGTGGAATCAGTATCCATGGGGCAAATGCTAGCCGCGAAACGGCGCCAGCGCATTTCACCCAACCAGGAGCTAATCGGCTTAGGGGCTGCCAACTTAGCCGCTGGCGTTACTAGCGGCATGCCAGTAACAGGTGGCCTTTCACGTACCGTTATTAACTACGACGCTGGCGCTCAAACACCCGCTGCTGGAGCATTTGCAGCCTTGGGTATTGCACTGGTTACGATGTCGTTTACTGGCTGGCTCTATTACCTACCAATTGCCACGCTTGCTGCCACCATCACAGTGTCTATTCTGACGCTAGTGGATATACCAACACTGCGCCAAACCTGGCGCTATTCTCGTAGTGATTTTGCTGCCATGGCCGTCACTATATTACTAACGCTAGTTGAAGGTATTGAGGCAGGGATTATTGGCGGCGTAGCCCTCTCTGTTGCGCTTTTCTTGTATCGAACCAGCCGCCCCCACAGCGCACTGGTAGGTCGGGTTCCCGATACAGAACACTTTCGCAATATCGAACGCCACGATGTAGAAGCGGCTAGCAGAGCTGCACTGTTGCGCATTGATGAAAGCCTCTATTTTGCTAATGCACGCTATTTAGAAGATACCGTGTACAACCTAGTCGCCAGCCGCCCAGAGCTTGAGCATGTGGTGCTCATCTGCTCGGCGGTTAATTTAATCGATGCATCTGCTTTGGAAAGCCTGGATGCCATCAACGCCCGCTTAAAAGATTCAGATGTAAAACTCCATCTCGCAGAAGTAAAAGGGCCAGTGATGGATCATCTCA encodes the following:
- a CDS encoding SulP family inorganic anion transporter; the encoded protein is MLKRYLPILTWLPHYHKRLLGADLLAGLIVTVMVIPQSLAYALLAGLPAVVGLYASILPQLLYTLFGTSKALAVGPVAIIALMTGAALSSVATPGSDAYLQAALVLSLLSGVILVVMGALKMGFFSNFLSHPVISGFLTASGILIAASQLGSLLGISSSGFTLVERLMTLAPNLSAVNPYTLAIGSGTLIFLVALRRFGKQGLCALGLPSAIADLIAKAGPVFAVAATTLATWHWQLAEVGVDVVGTIPSGLPALSFPWSDTTLWRALFIPALLISLVGFVESVSMGQMLAAKRRQRISPNQELIGLGAANLAAGVTSGMPVTGGLSRTVINYDAGAQTPAAGAFAALGIALVTMSFTGWLYYLPIATLAATITVSILTLVDIPTLRQTWRYSRSDFAAMAVTILLTLVEGIEAGIIGGVALSVALFLYRTSRPHSALVGRVPDTEHFRNIERHDVEAASRAALLRIDESLYFANARYLEDTVYNLVASRPELEHVVLICSAVNLIDASALESLDAINARLKDSDVKLHLAEVKGPVMDHLKRSDFLESLTGRVFLSTYAAWREFS